The window CCTTTCCTTTTTGCCCGGAATGTCCTTGCACTAATCCTGTTCCTCACCCGTTTTCTTTCCCTCGCTGACAATGCCCTATAGTCTTCCACTCGCATTCCCCAAATCATCCCGTCTCTCTCGACGCCCTCCGGAACCTCGTGGTCATGCTCATCGTGCTCGTCGTGACTGTGATGGGAGAACTCAGAGTCCGAATGTAAAGAACGACTGCGCTTCACCGCTGCACTTGCAATGCTCTTTCTTCCCCTAGTTTTGGTAGGTAGTCGAATTGGTGATGCATGAGGACTGACGATGTGGGAAGATAAAGGAGAGGGGGACCGTGTGAGTGAATGGTCTATAAGGTTGACCGATTCTGTGGAATTAAGCTGCgagggaagggaaaggatAGGGCTACTGGTTGATTGTGTGAGGAGGGAAGTGGATATGCCCGCTGAATTTGGAAATGAATAGAATGAGGGTTGCTGATATAATGAGGCATCTTGCTGCTGAAGTAATGAAGGGTCCTCGGTTGGTGAGGGAATTTCGGCCTTAGTAATCGCAGGGGAATGACCGGCGCCCGAGGCCGTCCATGACGTTGATGCAGACATGCCGAAAGGATATCCGGCGGAAGACGATGAAGTTTGTATCTGCGGCAGCGTGGGAAGCACTGAGCTTGACCACTCGAACGGAGAGTCGGATGATGACTGAAGGAAGTTCTGGTAGAGATATGCACCCCATGTTGCAGACGGCTGAGGCAGAAAAAAATAGTATCGACAATAGTCAGCGACGCGCCAAAAATCGGGAGCACGGTCCCTGGGTGAGCATGATGAAGACTCACCACAAACGGTTTCTCATCTAGTGGCTGGATGGATGTCATCATGAACTGTTCACTACTGATGAGACGAGCACGGTCGAGGTTGGGAGAAGGACGTCTGAAGCACTAAAAGGGGCCATTGTGAGGGTGTGGGTGTTCGGTTACTTATATGCTTTTTTGGGATGTGCATAGTAGAGGATGTTGGAGCATGGCGCCCGGTGCCGAAGCCGCGAATGAATCGGTGTAAAAGCTGAGTCATTTTGAATTTTGAGCTGGACTGGCTGGGCAGTGGCCGTAATGCGCACCCTGTGTTACATCAGACCGCACTGCCAAACACCCGCAACTACCGCAACCCGCCGAGGACTTTCGGTAACCCTTCTCTATCACACCTAAAGCCAAGCCTGATCCGCGATGGGCGACGGCGGTTAATTAGGAAGACAGATCTTATGTCAGCAACGTCAGCAAACCCGAGGCGGTCATTAGGCGGATAACGGACACGGACACGAACCGGCAACATAACAGGGTCATCTTTTTGCTATCATCATACATGCATGTGTATATTTAGCAATATACATAATGCAATAATGCACGACAAGTCTCGTACATTAAAAGCCAGCACCACCTCCCGCCTCCATCTCGCAACCGGTTACTACTGCTATTATTTGTTGTGGTGTCATAGGGCGTAGAGCTGCTTGGCTGACAGTCGCCGCCGAGGCGGGGCCTTTCCACCAAGCATCTGGGCTCTGGGGCTTCCGTCGATTAGTAAAAATATTTAAGTGGTAATAGCAAGGTGTTGCCCGTCCGCGGCAACACTCGTCGCTTGCCGCTTACATGATCATTTTAAACAGTTGCCGGCCAAATGAAGATTGCTTCTTAATTATTTAGGGCTCATCTTCATTTTCATTTCTTTCTTGCGCATCTTTTTTTCTGCATCCATTTGGTCGCACATACAACTGCTGCtactgctgctgctgctaAAATCCAGTCCCAATTATTAGGTCCCATCTACACTACTCCATGTATTACCTATCGTCTTCATGATTTTAGAGCATCATTAATTATTATGACATGTTGATTCCTGCATTGCAAACGCCTTCTTCCATTGGAGGCTTCTTCCTGTTGCGGCTTGGCATGATTATGGGAGTCCTTAATTGTCGTCATCGGCCCCGACACAAGGATTTGCGGAGTGCTGTTACTATAGTATGACCGACCATTTGCCTCGTTATCGTGTCGTTAACGATAATCAAGAAGAAACAGGAAGATCTGTTGTATAATGTTGCTCAAGTCATTTTATGCGACAATTCCTGTCACGGTTTAAGACCGCTTGCTGTTGCGGCGGCTGCTGATCACTCCCGGCCCTCCTGGCGCACAAGATCAGATCTGGGTGACCCTTATCCTTGACTTCCGCCGGTAGTGAATTAACCGCAGATTTTTTGTGATTGACGAATTTCTCATTTCCGTCGGTCATTCGTTCGAAATGATTGATGCACAATCGCATCGCGCTACATATACTATTTTTCATAGGACCAGAGGAGGAATTTTCACACTAAATGACGAGGAACACCTTTGCTGGAAGAGCCTCATGCATTTTATCTCGTGCGCTCTTTCTGAATGCTCTTTCTGGCATGCACTCCTCGTCTTCTCTGACATGTCACTCATCAAGGAACTGTCAAGGCAGTCAAGTgattattattattgttTGGTACGCAAATGTGTTCAACAGCAGTAGTGTGCCCTGCGCCTTGCCATGAAGAGATTTTATTGGTGTTACATGACTGTATACAGAATATCAAATTCTTGTCCTATGCCACGTTATTCGAACCAAAAGCCCCTCATTTTACATGAAGACGTCTCACAGAGATTTATGTTTTCTAAATACCCCATCTCGATCCTATGTCGCTTGTGCAAGCGTTTTCCCTAATTCTAATTTACAATACAGAAGAGCTATAGAAAATGATGCTTCTCACTACAGCACGATAACCActgaaaaaaaaaaaaatctaaaaaaTAGGAATCTATGGAACAGAAAGCGGAAGAGGCAGCATTTCCGCCAAATAAATAGTTGAAAAGTCGCTATCGCGCATGTCATGAATTAGGCTGGGTAATTACCTGGTTGAGGATACATTAAGTTGTTTGTGAACTGCAAATCACTGTACAGGCATGGAAAATAAGCAAACAACCTTAGCAATCTGGAAGGCACTTACATTTGCTGAGCGCTAGGCGCCATACCAAGACCAGGGAGTGAATGATTCAAATACTCAAAATGAGGTTGAGAGGAAGGATTGAACAAAGGTTGGCCGTACACTTGTTGTGGTCCACTGTCACCAGATTGTATACGTCAGCGAGGTTCAAGAATTCAATTGTAGTACAATGACGACATACCTAGGATTATCAGTGACAGGTAGTAGCTGCGACACAACCTGACAAGGATATCCAGCATCTAGAGTCGAATGATTCCCGCTTCCATCGATAAATTCGGCATGCACTTGTATCTGAAATGGTGCGGTCGATTGATCAGGTATTCCCACAAGGCGTACCCCGTCCTCCCATCTCAGCCAGTGAGGTAGCGAACCTGGAGGAGAGCTAAATTTTGGATGCAGGGTGTCTGAGGCTGCTTGAGGATCCCATATCCTAGGCTCCCATTCGTAAGGCTGATTCACCACACTACCGTATTCATTAGATCGGTCCAAATCATCCTTCAGCATCAAGATACTCACGCAAAATTATTGGGCTGTCCAATGATTCTCCGCTGGAAAGGCCTGAATACCCAGCCACCACCTGGCAGTTTTTTGGCATCCACATTCCAGATGTGATTGCCTTTCGACTTTGCCTTCTTGCCATCAGGATTGAACCTCGATATGAGATCTTGTCTCCAGAGATAATTCTTAATCTTTTTGATGGACATAATTTCCTCCGTGATACCACGTTGTTGCAACTATTAGGAATTAGCTCGTACCGCAAAATACAACCATGTAAACTCACATTCTCCGCAAATGCATTGGTAAACGCCTGGATTCTGAATTTGAAAGGTCGATAATCTGTAGACTCGTCAAGCTTCTGCATCTTCTTAGGCATGAGTACTTGATGAATTTTTTCGCCTTTACTATCACAAACATCCACTACTCATGGGTCAGCAGTTGAAAACTATGATGGAAGCTAATACTTACAATCTGAGCAAATCCGGTTGAGAAATTCCTGGAAAATCTGATCTAGCTGTCCCCGGATATCGTCTGAAATTCCGCCATTTGCCTGATCAAGCGCCAACCCATCTGCACCGACAGAACTTCGTCTTCTCTTGGTTCTTCTAggctcatcatcatctgaatcatcatcttcgtctCCGTCCTCCACTGGCGACCCTGCTCGTGATTGCCACGCCGATGGTGGTACACTTGATGTCATAGCTGTATGCGACCAACCCTTATTGAGAGAAGTGCTTCTTCCGCGTACGATAGGTCTCCCGTCGATCCTTTCAGAAGTGGAGAGCCGTCGTTCAATCATTTGTTGCCCCGAGTGTTGTGTTGAAGCGTTTCCGAGTCCATTCTGCTGTAAGCCGACGTCCATGGACGCAATTTCGCCATCCCATGGCTGAGCAGGGAGAGTATACCTTGGTGGGCTGGGAGGACGCGAGGGAGGTATAGTGGCGAGAGGCGACGAAATCATAGGCATGTGCTGGGCGCCGATAGAGGCAATGAAGCTAGGAGAAGGCACGGCTGGCGTCGTCGGAGGCAATGTCCCTGTAATTTGGCTTGGCAGCTGATGACCGTTAGGAAACGAGTGCGCATGCGTAAGAGGAGGAGCCTGTAGCTTGCCGGTCAAAAACTCGGCTGTTGCCAGTTTGGAACCAGGCGACACACTGTTGTTGATTGATTGTACAGTGGCCGATCGTTTGGTTCCAGTAGCATTTTGGTCGACagggagagatggaaggagaCTGGACTGAACCGTCATTTGTAAATTACTCAGCTGGGAGGGGACAGCTGTCGATGCCATGGACATTTGATACTGAGGTGGTGCGGCGGTGACATTAGTCTGTACAGCAGGTGATGATTGTAGGTAATTTCCTGTCGGAGATGTACTCTGTTGAGAGGTTTGAGAGTTAGGGGTGGTCGTATCTCTAGGTGTCTGGACCGGGCCTACACCAAGTTCGCTTGCAACTTCCAGATGGTTACTGATGTCACCCAGATTTGTCGACACCCCAATCTCTTCACCTCTTAACAATGCCTGCTTTGCACTCTGCGCGGAATCTAAGATTTTGTCTAAAAGTGACAGCTTATCGATCATTTCGCTTGACATTTCCATAGTCAACGCCCCCAAATGTGACTGTGCCTGGGACTGGGTTACAGTAGAGTGTTGGGAAATCGGTGGATGGGAATGGCCTAGTGACGACTTTCTGGAAGTACTCATGTGCGAAGGAGCGTGCGTAGGAGTTGACATGTCTTCCATGGAGATTTCGTTATTGGCCATAATCCCCAcctgctgttgctgctgctgcacCTTTTGTTGCTGTTGACCTGAAGAATTGAAAACGACATTCCCGTCACCTTGCAAGTGAGAGGTCGAAGCCGCAATGGCAGGTGATGACGCTAGAGGAGAATCGATAGGGCTCTGCAATGGCGGGAAAGCGAAATGAGAAGGAATTGCTTGAGATGCGACCGCCTGCGTAAAAGCGAAAGGCGATGGATTCGACTGACCAAAGTTATAAAATGAACCGCCGCTAAAAGTAGCTCCTCGTTGTCGACCCGCTATCTGCGGTGCGTATTGGTGGGGGAAAATGCCGCGAGCTGGACTAGTCGGCTGAGAAGCAGGTAGTCTTTGATTGGGCTGCTGTATCTGCTGAGGTTGCTGGTTCTGCTGAGGCTGTTGATCGTCATCAAATGATATCTGAGAAACAAAAGACCCTTCTGCATTGCCAGAGACGGGACCTTCAGAGAACTGGAAGTAATCTTGAGTCAAATCGGTGTTGCGACTAGAACTGAAGGGATCTGTCAAAAGAGCACCCGAAGAAGGAAGTGATGAAGGGGACTGCAGCTGGTGTTGTAGATGAGGAAGTGTAGCCGGCAAACTATTTATATTGAGTGAAAGATTTTGAGGACGAGATGTACTCGAGGCAGCCGAGGAGCTTTCACCTTCAGTACTCTCATACGAGGGGGGAAAACATTCCCCCCCAGCTTGTGAATCGGTATTCGAGGCTATTCTGGAATGACATGAGGCTCACTCTACTATGATGGATCTGGCAAAATACTCACGTGGAGGGGGAAGGAGGGGAACTAAACGCGTTAAAAACCCAACAATCGTATGCCTTGTCGTCACCGGCGGCTGTATACCCTACGGCATCCACCGAATGGTCTAGTATTTCGGATTGTTGTTGCTGAATTGGAAAGTGTCCTGTTGAAGAGGGTGGAGTAAGCGAGGGCGGCGCCGCCGAGAGGAGGGGTGGCGGAAGAGGAGGTGTTGACGGCAGGTTGACAATTGCAGAGGCTGTTACAGTGCAGGGAAAGCGCGGGTATAGAAAAATTTGTGAAAGAGGTGCAATAGATGAAATTATCGTCAGCTTGCCGTATATATGAACACTGGACGCCAAAGTGATGAACGAAACAGAGCCAGTCAATTGGGTGCGAGAACAAGTTTAAGATATTCTGATGCCAGCCCCTCTTTCCGTACTGGACCACACCCCTTGCAGACTAATACAGAAAGAGATGTCGGTTAGGAAATAGAGGGAAGCAAAAGAAGCATGATGACTCGGTTAGGAAGTAGAGGGAAGCAAAAGAAGCATGAAGACATGCGGGTATACGTCTGTCAAGGACCACGCCTTTCCTAGGCACAATTCACCTTCACGACCGCTTGACACCAGACAACTCAGTCGGACTGGCTGACTGTCTATGCTCCATACAGGCTGATGCAACTTTCACCATATATCCACCGTCGCCCTCCCACACACAATGCAAGCCCGAATCGTCCGACCAGATTGGAGATGTTACTCACTGTTCAACCTCTTGATATGTTCGCTTGTGATAAGTTTCGATAATTGGAAGGATATACGGTTTTCCAATGATAGACTCTTTGTTTTCACTCCTATCTCCTAACAGCCTGTAGTAGCCGAATGCCAGTTAATATCTGTGGATAGTATACGATGCTGCCAGTTTCCACGGAAAGCGTTAAAGTGGCGGTCACAGCAGAGGGAAGGGGTGTAACTTGCCCCGATTAGAACGAAGGATAAGGGGTGGcgggagaaggaggagtGTGTACGTGTGTAGTCGCGAGGCTGGAAGCAAGGACTGTGATGGATGATGGATAATggatgatggatgatggatgACGGGAGAAACACGGGGCAGGCCAGCGGCAGTAGCGGGACGGAGGTGGCAGGAAGCGAGAGCAAAAGCACGGGTTGTGTTGTATAGCTGGCAGCTGAAGGCCGAGTGGCGGTGGCGTTATCCGTGCTGTCCGTAGAGGGAATGAAAGTGGAGTGCAAGGGTTATTGCCGGTGGGGAAATGTGATAGGTATACCGAGGGGCCGAATGGAAAGGCGTAGTACATGTGCAAATGCACAACATGTCCATCGAGAGGGTCCAGACGTCCCGTGctttttgcttcatcaGGAGACTTCACAGAGTTAATAGGCGCCCATTTACTGCGGACTTCACCGACAGTCCAATTTTTTTCGTTTCACATTATTTATTGGGCTTTTTTTGCGCTTCACAACGCATAACCCCAAACCCGACTGGGTCCTTTTGGCTTCAAAAATTTCAAAATTTCAAATTTCTACCACATTCCGCATGATGCGGAAGCCTTCCTCGGGAGCCCAAAACTTCTAATTCCCAAAACAGACTTCTCGGGTCCTTCGCTCTTTCACGCCACCAGAGCCGAGCGATTGCACAGCACATGAATTCTTCCATATTATTACATATACTTACGTTACACAGGCACACTACTACCATACTGTCTGAAAGAGGCAAAATGCAATATAAAAAGGAAGACGTCTAAGAACGTTGAATTAAAAGGCCATATGAAAAGAAGACTATTGGAATGTTGAATTACTGGTTCATAACTTCTCCATCTACAAATAATACGAAAGCCTATAGATCACGATATCCAATCGTAATCCGGTGTAAGAGGGCAATTGAGAAATGTGTCATTGAGTCAACAGGGCGAGGCGCGtaaggaagaagatgaaggcGGAGTAGGATTAGTTACTCGTGGGAGCTGAGTGTGATCACCGCTGGAACAAACGGAGCCTCCTTTTAAAAGTTAAGTACAACTTCCACGACATGCGTCCTGGTTTCCATGAgtttttgttgttgtaATTCTATAATGAAGACATATATGACTTGTGTACCACTGTCACCACCGActgttctttttttcttcatACTCCACCCTAGTGTCAGTCAAAGAGATTGCTGACGATGCGATCCATGTCGATAAGCGAACTATGCCACATTTGTCTTACAGCAAGAAGTGATCGATGAGTTGACTGGACAAGCCTCCTGTATTGATCAAGCTAGTTGTCGTCTGATCGATCAACGTAATTCTTGCATGCGGTCTCGCCGTaaagaaaagaaaatgaGAATGAAAATGAATTGAATCGTCATTTCCTTGTGCGCCCGCATGACAATTGAGCGCTTCATCTTGTCAATGGGCCTCGGGTTCGGAGTACATCTTGCCCCACTCAACCTGTCTCGCGTTCACTTCCCAAGTTGCCATTGTCTACTAGCTGAAACTTAATACCGTAATTCGGGTAGAGGTTCTGCCCGGATGTCGTTATAGTTGATGGTGCTAtctttctcctcatccAACTCTGCCACTACCGCACTATATCGTAGTATTATCAGCTGTCAAAATTGAGATCTGCACATACGCTACCTACACATTGTCTCCCTTTATCACGTAGAGACCCAACGGAACCATCTCAACCCCTTGCTCCATAGAAAATTCACGTTCCACCGAGTCGGAGAGAATGAGATTCGTACGCGGATCATATCCTTTTAGCTTTCCCTATGTTCAGATGTTACTAAAGTCCAGTTATTATGGAGGGAAATGGTCGTACAACGATAACGCGGCCATCCTGCAAAATGACTTGGACAGTGTCTTTGGCGGGCAGTTATTTAGCTTTTGATGGAAAGAAAGGTTTATCAGTTACTCACGGTCAACATAGCTCTCGATCGAGGCCATAGTCGGGAGATGCTACAAGAGAGACGAAGGAGGGCAACCAAGGAAACGCGGAGGGCGGATGGAGTGCGTCTTGGGTGCCT is drawn from Cryptococcus gattii WM276 chromosome A, complete sequence and contains these coding sequences:
- a CDS encoding uncharacterized protein (Similar to SGTC gene model, INSD accession EAL23180.1): MTSIQPLDEKPFVPSATWGAYLYQNFLQSSSDSPFEWSSSVLPTLPQIQTSSSSAGYPFGMSASTSWTASGAGHSPAITKAEIPSPTEDPSLLQQQDASLYQQPSFYSFPNSAGISTSLLTQSTSSPILSLPSQLNSTESVNLIDHSLTRSPSPLSSHIVSPHASPIRLPTKTRGRKSIASAAVKRSRSLHSDSEFSHHSHDEHDEHDHEVPEGVERDGMIWGMRVEDYRALSARERKRVRNRISARTFRAKRKEHLSTLEHDLSEKEQQIRVANEENARLRREVIELKKRLSKIEGAYGRPL
- a CDS encoding Hypothetical Protein (Similar to TIGR gene model, INSD accession AAW41039.1), whose product is MANNEISMEDMSTPTHAPSHMSTSRKSSLGHSHPPISQHSTVTQSQAQSHLGALTMEMSSEMIDKLSLLDKILDSAQSAKQALLRGEEIGVSTNLGDISNHLEVASELGVGPVQTPRDTTTPNSQTSQQSTSPTGNYLQSSPAVQTNVTAAPPQYQMSMASTAVPSQLSNLQMTVQSSLLPSLPVDQNATGTKRSATVQSINNSVSPGSKLATAEFLTGKLQAPPLTHAHSFPNGHQLPSQITGTLPPTTPAVPSPSFIASIGAQHMPMISSPLATIPPSRPPSPPRYTLPAQPWDGEIASMDVGLQQNGLGNASTQHSGQQMIERRLSTSERIDGRPIVRGRSTSLNKGWSHTAMTSSVPPSAWQSRAGSPVEDGDEDDDSDDDEPRRTKRRRSSVGADGLALDQANGGISDDIRGQLDQIFQEFLNRICSDLDVCDSKGEKIHQVLMPKKMQKLDESTDYRPFKFRIQAFTNAFAENLQQRGITEEIMSIKKIKNYLWRQDLISRFNPDGKKAKSKGNHIWNVDAKKLPGGGWVFRPFQRRIIGQPNNFAVVNQPYEWEPRIWDPQAASDTLHPKFSSPPGSLPHWLRWEDGVRLVGIPDQSTAPFQIQVHAEFIDGSGNHSTLDAGYPCQVVSQLLPVTDNPSGPQQVYGQPLFNPSSQPHFEYLNHSLPGLGMAPSAQQIDLQFTNNLMYPQPGNYPA
- a CDS encoding u6 snRNA-associated sm-like protein lsm8, putative (Similar to TIGR gene model, INSD accession AAW41037.1), translated to MASIESYVDHTVQVILQDGRVIVGKLKGYDPRTNLILSDSVEREFSMEQGVEMVPLGLYVIKGDNVAVVAELDEEKDSTINYNDIRAEPLPELRY